DNA from Ciconia boyciana chromosome 23, ASM3463844v1, whole genome shotgun sequence:
CCTCTTCTTATCACCCCTCTGCTTCCCATCTATTAAATAAGCTCTGTGCTGGCCAAATGCGAGGTCAACCGACTGAGGGCTGAGAACACGGGTCCCCAGCACTGGTGAGGAAAGGCAGCTTgcgaggcagggctgggactccacccctttcctttttcccccgCTGTTTCTTGGGACCTCAAAGCTCACCTGCAAAAAGCAGCGTGAAAATGATAGTTAGCTGGTAGACCGCGTGCCCCAGGATGTTCTTCATCATGGTGCGGGAGATGAGCGGCTTGTTGCGGCCGTACGGCTTGCGCAGCAGCAGGGACTCAGATGGGGGCTCTGTGGCCAGGGCTAAGGAGGCGAAGGTGTCCATGATCAGGTTCACCCACAGCATCTGGACAGCCTTCAGGGGAGAGTcctgcagagagagaggggagaacaCGTCACGCCACCAAAACCGCCCTCTCTTCACTCCCTCTTTCGCCGGAGCCCccgctctcctcctgcccagcccagcgGCCCCGTACCTGCGTGATGCAGGCACCTGTGAAGGCCACGATGACGGCCACGATGTTAACGGTCAGCTGAAACTGCAGGAACTTGGAGATGCTGTCGTAGACGTTGCGTCCCCACATCACCGCCTTGACGATGCTGGTGAAGTTGTCATCTGTCAGGATGATGTCCGAAGCCTCCTTCGCCACATCCGTGCCTGCGATGCCCTTGAGGACCAGGGAGAAAGCGATGGGGTGAGTCACAGGGCGAGCTCCACGCTCGGCTCCACTTCTTCCCAGAAACAGCCCCGAGAGAAAAATCCACCGGAGCCAGAGGAGCTGGTGCcagtcctgctgcagctgcatcaACGCACCCGAGAGAGAGGAGGCTCCAAAGCAGCGAAGCCTTCAAGGGCAGACACCGGCTCAGCTCCGGAGCGGGGCTCTGAGTCAGCAGCAGCTTTACAGCCTGTCACTGAGTGCCCCAGACAGGGGCCACAGCGcagcaaagctggaaaacagcttatAAGCGTGGCCTTCTCCCTATGCCAGAGAACACAGGGGTCCCTGGCTGGGCATCTCTGCTGCGAGCGAGGGTTGGGACCCCCAAATGAGAGCGCGAGCTCAGCAGCCTGAAGCCCCAGCGCCTTCGTGATGCCGTCCGAGGTGGATGGCAGCCCCGCAGCAAGCAGGGCTGCCCGCAGCCTCCCAAAAGTCACCTGCAGCATCTCAGCCAGACACAGTTtgctctgcaggagctgggctcGCTGCCTTTCTCACCGCCGGCACACAGAGGCGCTCGCTTTGCAGTAATTAAATGCACCGAAGCGATGCCCGTAAGGAGCAGGTTCCCTCATGCTTTCCCGGAGCAGCTCTCTTGAGATTTGCAAGACCTGTCTCAGACGGGAACCCCCCGGCTGTTGCAGGGCATGAGCTTCGGAGCAAGCTGGACAGACCAGCCGAAGGTACCCCACTTGCCGTTTGATTCCCGCTCTCTGGAGACCCAAGGGCGGTGCAGCCCCGGTGCCTGGCCCCCAGCAAAGCCCAGTGCCTGgccagggcctgatcctgcacaTGGGGGCAGGGAGCCCCGCGCTACAGTCCCCAGGAGAAGACAGACTACCTTCTGCTGTTTGTCCTAAAGGCTCCAGAATTGCACTTGGATATTTAACACATTTATAAAAAACCCTACTCCCaaaaaatttttcatttgcttaaaGCTGCCTACATGGGCTCATAAggctccagccagcagctggctcCTGCTCACATACCTAAACTTAAACAGTTCACAGGAAACCCGTTAAAACGGACAGgtttatttccttgcttctttcaGACAGGGCAAAGAAGAGCAGCAAACCAGGAGATCAGAGTTCTTCACCATAAATAAACTCCCCAAGTCAGTGCCAGCACCACACTCAGAGCCTGGGCTGCCCATTACAAACctgggtgaagaactgtagGGATAAACCAAGTCACGCTGAGTTACTGGGCTGCCACAGCTCTCCTGGACCCCACAGGTCAGAAACCAGGGCCAGGCAGGACCCTGCTCTGGGTGCTCTGCAAGCACCGCGTCACCTTCAGCTTGACACGGTCCCTCCAGGTGGGTCAGAGGAGCCCAGCCCTAAGCCAGGCTCTCAGAGGATTGCTTCCCATCAATCTTTTGCTAACAGTCCTAAAAAGTTCATGAGAATTAAATCAAACCTCCGaagaagatttcttttttctttttaagccatCCTGTAGATTTGGAGGAGAGTTTCACCGGtccagaaataatttcagtgttgaGAATAACCAAGCGTGCCATTAGTTTCTCACCCCAGAGAACGAAGGTCACCCCTGGGGAAAACCCACCGCCCGTCCGTACCATGGCAAACCCAACGTCGGCTTTCTTCAAAGCTGGACCATCGTTGGTCCCGTCCCCGGTCACGGCCACCACCTGCCTCTGGTCACCAACGGTGCTGTCGATAATTCCTGAAACAGAGACAAGCAGTTCAGAGAAAATAACCCCCAAGGCCAGGCTCCCAGCACAGATTATGCTGCAAAAGCACCCGGACAGAGCAGAATGAGACATTTtggtgagaagcagcagctgggggagctggcGGACGCTCACCTTTCACGAGCGTGTGCTTATCTGTCGGGGAGGAGCGGGCCAGCACACGCAGCTTGGGCCAGATCTTATCCAGCTGCTCCTGTTCCACCTGCAGGACAAGGCACATGTGAGAAAGGGTAGGGACCCTCCAGAAACCTTCCACCCCACCGGAGAGCAAACCTCAACTGGGACAGAGCCTTTGCCTCCAAGCACACGGACAcccctgcagctgtgctggctgagGATCCTGGCAAGCGGAGGGACCAGCTGCGTTTAtccaaggagaggaggaaaacccAGAGGGGTTCAGCACCTTACACTGCTGGGGCTGTCGGAGAGGCCACCCACACCCGCTGCAGAGCAGGACCCAGGGGCTGctctcccacctctcccttctcGTTGCGGATGAGCCGGTTGAACTCCTTCCCCTCCAGGCACAAGAAGTCCTCCCCTGGCAGCAGGATGCCGCACTTGGTGGCAATGGCACGGGCGGTGTTGATATTGTCCCCCGTCACCATCCGGACGGTGATCCCTGCACGCTGGCACTTCAGGATGGCATCCGGCAcctgggggacggggacagagTTGGCggggagaggcagggcagggcagagcgcTCGGGTTTGGCACCGGGTATCCCAGGAGCcaagcagctcctctcccatccTTCCTAAAAGGATCTGGAAAGGGCCCTGGTGGGGTCATGGACCAGCAGCCCACCTGCATCCACCTGCGGCTCAGCTCGGTGCTCACACTGGGGACGAGATGAACCAAAAAACCAGCTCAGCTCTTTatccctggggtgcagggggaagCCACCAGGGACCGGAGAGGATGCCTGCCCCTGCTCGCTGCCGCGGccgcctgctcctgcacctcctgccctcaCCACAGCTCCAGCCAGACTCGTGTGCGTGTCcggagcagctcctctggcaCAGACGGCCCAAGATcttccagcccctgccccaagGGGAAGGCAACCTCACTGCCTTCTCCCCGTCATGCCACGGTGCCGGGCGCCAAGGCACGCCTGGTGATCCATCACAACGGGGGTATTTTGTCCGCCCCCTTGCACCGCTCCGGCAGCACGTTGCTGCACTAATGGGTTTATCTATTACGGAGCGGTGGGGGAAGAGGATATTAGTGAGAAATTAGCAAATTGAATCAACGGCCTCCAGAGCCAGTGCAGACGGGGCATCTGTAATGCAATTCCCAGACCCAGATACTTGAACATCTAATCAGGAAAGATGCAAGCAAGGCAGGAGCGCAGGGGCAAGCTCCAAAATGTAATCAAGAGGCAGGTATCGGAGGGCTTATTGCATtagcccagctgcctgcccgTCACCCCCACAGCGGAGGCAGAGGGGGGCAGCAAGCTGTGAGGGAGGAACCAGCTCGATCAGCCCTGCCCCTCTCCAACACCCCTCTGTCACCCCTACGTGGGGTCTCCATGCACCTTTCAGCTGCGTGCGGAACCAGTCTGGCTTGTGCACAGACCCCTGGTAGCAGCTGGGGGGAAAGTTTGGGTGGAAATACCCTGCCACCAGGTCATTTTGTCCAGGTGTGGGAGAGaaatgccagcagcagggagctggtaGCGTGGGGCACTTCAGGGATGGAGGCAGAGGAGCTACTTGTACTTTCTTAAGGGGCTCGTGGTcctgagcagcagggaaaggggcTCCTGGCCCAGGAACGGGGCAGGGGTGGAGgacagccagggcagagctgggattcGGTACCTCTGGCCGCACAGGGTCCTCTATCCCGACCACGGCGATGCAGGTCAGGTCAGACAGGATCTCATTCTCGCTGTCCCAGTCCGGCTCGGGGTCAGCGGGGAAGTCACGGAAGGCCAGGCAGATGGTCCGCAGCCCGTGGCAGGCCATGGGCTCTATCACCTTCTTCACCATCTCATCCCGGTCCTTCACCTTGAACACCCGAGGGTCTCCGTTCTTGTCCAGGATCCTGGTGCACCTAACGCAGGACCGGGATAGAGGGTGAGGGAGACTGGCGTTGGCACGCGCTGCCGGCTCAGCGATCTGCTCCCCGTCACCCAGGTTCCCCATCTGCAAAACGGGGGCATCCCCCTTACCCGCAGCTCCCTACAGCTTTACCAAAGCCACCCTAAGAGAGTTAAATACTTTGCACAGCAGCACCTCCCAATAGTCACCTCCCCGCTCCACAGCAGCTGGGCACCCTTCACCCCGCAGCCCTCCAAAACAGCTCCACACTGCATCGAGAGCCTAAAGCCCACGGGACAGGGAGAGGACCAGGGTAGCGAGGGAGGACACTTACTTGCGGAGGATGATCTCGGAGGCTCCCTTGCTGTACATGCGGAAGCCGCCGTTGCCGTTCTTCAGCACCGTGCTCATGGACTTGCGCACTGAGTTGAAGGTGTAGACCTTGTAGAGCTTCTCCTCCGGCACTTCGTTCCGCACAGCCTGGTAATCCTGCTTCAGGTCCAGCACGAAACCCAGAAGGGCGCACTCGGTCTTGTTCCCCACTTGCCGGGGTAGCCCCCCTTCCTTCTCGGGtggctggagaggaaaaaagaaaggaaaagcaatgccAAACCTGGGTAAAACAGGATGGGAGCTGCAGGGTTGGCCAAGGGTGGGAAGGCCAGAGGACATGAGGTTGTGGTTCTCCAACTCACCAGGATCTTGGATGTGTAGGCGGAGTTGATGGCAACACCATTGACTATGAGGTCCAGGACCTTGGGCAGGATGGCTTCAGGGTCGGGGATCTGGCGGTAGTGGGTGTCCCCCACATAGGCCTGCACCACGGTCATGCGGTTCATGGTGAGCGTGCCCGTCTTGTCCGAGCAGATGGCGGTGGCGTTGCCCATGGTCTCACAGGCATCCAGATGTCTCACGAGGTTGTTGTCCTTCATCATTTTCTGCATCAGGCACCATGACCAGGAAGGTCAGAACCAAGAGCATGAATTGCCCCACCACGCCCCCAGTAACCTTGCTGCATTGTGGTCTCACCTTCACAGAGTAAGCCAGGGAGATGGTGACCGCCAGCGGGAGCCCTTCAGGCACAGCCACCACCAACACGGTGACACCGATGATGAAGAACTTGACGAAGTACTGGATGTAAATGGGGGTGCACTCTGCCAGCCAGGGCcgcccctgcaccccaaacgTGTCGATCACGAAGTACAGCACCAAGATGATGACCGTGATGGCCGACATGATCAGccctgggggaagagggagagtgGCAGGTGAGGGGAcgcaggggaaggggacagcCCCTTCTCCCCATGCTACTTCCAGCAAGAGCTCTGTGGTGACAGCTCGTGTCGGGCCACCGCCACTCACCCGCCTTCCCGATCTGGACTGCCAGGCGCGTGAGCTTCCCTTGCAGCACGGACTTCTCCTTCTTGGGCaccttcaccttcttcttctccttctcctcattTTCCACCCCTTCCTGGCTCTTCAGGGGCTGGATCTCTAAGGCCACACCATCCTGAGTTTTAGCTACAGCCCAGGGCAAAATAAGACACCACGTGTGAATAGGAGAGAGACCGGGAAAACCTGTAGGACACCACTGAGAAATGGtggtgggagagagagaaaacccAGAACAAGAACCATTCCCGATGACACACGCATCCGAGCACATGGAAACCTCGTGTCCTGGGACCCTGCCACCTCTCTACGGGGCAGTTTTCTGCCGTCTACCCCAGCCCCATGGATAAAGGATCCTCAGAGCTGACACTGGCGATGTGACCCCTGCACCGGTCAGACCTCTAAGGCAGTGCTGCAAGAAACCCTCTGGCCAGGCTTTGGGGTGGAGGCAGGTCTCTTCTAGCCTCGCCTGTGGGCTGCTTTACACCCTGCAGCAGATGGGGAGCACTTTGGGCTGACCCCGGAGAGGCTCTggtccccccccgtcccctgATGAGCATC
Protein-coding regions in this window:
- the ATP2B4 gene encoding plasma membrane calcium-transporting ATPase 4 isoform X1, whose product is MTNNVADHHPGNSVAEGNHEGDFGCSVVELRNLMELRSAEAVARLNDSYGGVQNVCKRLKTSPVEGLSGNPTDLEKRRQVFGQNFIPPKKAKTFLQLVWEALQDVTLIILEIAAIISLGLSFYHPPGGDNELCGQSTGGVEDEGESQAGWIEGAAILFSVIIVVLVTAFNDWSKEKQFRGLQSRIEQEQKFTVIRKGQVIQIPVAEIVVGDIAQIKYGDLLPADGILIQGNDLKIDESSLTGESDQVKKSLEKDPMLLSGTHVMEGSGRMVVTAVGINSQTGIIFTLLGAGEGDEEKKVKKGKKTGAPENRNKAKTQDGVALEIQPLKSQEGVENEEKEKKKVKVPKKEKSVLQGKLTRLAVQIGKAGLIMSAITVIILVLYFVIDTFGVQGRPWLAECTPIYIQYFVKFFIIGVTVLVVAVPEGLPLAVTISLAYSVKKMMKDNNLVRHLDACETMGNATAICSDKTGTLTMNRMTVVQAYVGDTHYRQIPDPEAILPKVLDLIVNGVAINSAYTSKILPPEKEGGLPRQVGNKTECALLGFVLDLKQDYQAVRNEVPEEKLYKVYTFNSVRKSMSTVLKNGNGGFRMYSKGASEIILRKCTRILDKNGDPRVFKVKDRDEMVKKVIEPMACHGLRTICLAFRDFPADPEPDWDSENEILSDLTCIAVVGIEDPVRPEVPDAILKCQRAGITVRMVTGDNINTARAIATKCGILLPGEDFLCLEGKEFNRLIRNEKGEVEQEQLDKIWPKLRVLARSSPTDKHTLVKGIIDSTVGDQRQVVAVTGDGTNDGPALKKADVGFAMGIAGTDVAKEASDIILTDDNFTSIVKAVMWGRNVYDSISKFLQFQLTVNIVAVIVAFTGACITQDSPLKAVQMLWVNLIMDTFASLALATEPPSESLLLRKPYGRNKPLISRTMMKNILGHAVYQLTIIFTLLFAGEKFFDIDSGRNAPLHSPPTEHYTIVFNTFVMMQLFNEINARKIHGERNVFESIYRNPIFCTVVLGTFAAQIIIVEFGGKPFSCSGLTLSQWFWCIFIGVGELLWGQLICTVPTSHLKFLKEAGHGITKEEIPEEELPEDVDEIDHAEMELRRGQILWFRGLNRIQTQIKVVNAFRSSLYEGLEKPESRSSIHNFMTHPEFILEEDEPRTPFLDGAEDDPETDGLKKRGGGSLGGSTSLNRNNNAVDSDQAEVTVPEPESPLHSLETSV
- the ATP2B4 gene encoding plasma membrane calcium-transporting ATPase 4 isoform X3 gives rise to the protein MTNNVADHHPGNSVAEGNHEGDFGCSVVELRNLMELRSAEAVARLNDSYGGVQNVCKRLKTSPVEGLSGNPTDLEKRRQVFGQNFIPPKKAKTFLQLVWEALQDVTLIILEIAAIISLGLSFYHPPGGDNELCGQSTGGVEDEGESQAGWIEGAAILFSVIIVVLVTAFNDWSKEKQFRGLQSRIEQEQKFTVIRKGQVIQIPVAEIVVGDIAQIKYGDLLPADGILIQGNDLKIDESSLTGESDQVKKSLEKDPMLLSGTHVMEGSGRMVVTAVGINSQTGIIFTLLGAGEGDEEKKVKKGKKTGAPENRNKAKTQDGVALEIQPLKSQEGVENEEKEKKKVKVPKKEKSVLQGKLTRLAVQIGKAGLIMSAITVIILVLYFVIDTFGVQGRPWLAECTPIYIQYFVKFFIIGVTVLVVAVPEGLPLAVTISLAYSVKKMMKDNNLVRHLDACETMGNATAICSDKTGTLTMNRMTVVQAYVGDTHYRQIPDPEAILPKVLDLIVNGVAINSAYTSKILPPEKEGGLPRQVGNKTECALLGFVLDLKQDYQAVRNEVPEEKLYKVYTFNSVRKSMSTVLKNGNGGFRMYSKGASEIILRKCTRILDKNGDPRVFKVKDRDEMVKKVIEPMACHGLRTICLAFRDFPADPEPDWDSENEILSDLTCIAVVGIEDPVRPEVPDAILKCQRAGITVRMVTGDNINTARAIATKCGILLPGEDFLCLEGKEFNRLIRNEKGEVEQEQLDKIWPKLRVLARSSPTDKHTLVKGIIDSTVGDQRQVVAVTGDGTNDGPALKKADVGFAMGIAGTDVAKEASDIILTDDNFTSIVKAVMWGRNVYDSISKFLQFQLTVNIVAVIVAFTGACITQDSPLKAVQMLWVNLIMDTFASLALATEPPSESLLLRKPYGRNKPLISRTMMKNILGHAVYQLTIIFTLLFAGEKFFDIDSGRNAPLHSPPTEHYTIVFNTFVMMQLFNEINARKIHGERNVFESIYRNPIFCTVVLGTFAAQIIIVEFGGKPFSCSGLTLSQWFWCIFIGVGELLWGQLICTVPTSHLKFLKEAGHGITKEEIPEEELPEDVDEIDHAEMELRRGQILWFRGLNRIQTQMDVVYTFQTGASSLQGALRRQPSIVSQHHDIKVVNAFRSSLYEGLEKPESRSSIHNFMTHPEFILEEDEPRTPFLDGAEDDPETDGLKKRGGGSLGGSTSLNRNNNAVDSDQAEVTVPEPESPLHSLETSV
- the ATP2B4 gene encoding plasma membrane calcium-transporting ATPase 4 isoform X2 produces the protein MTNNVADHHPGNSVAEGNHEGDFGCSVVELRNLMELRSAEAVARLNDSYGGVQNVCKRLKTSPVEGLSGNPTDLEKRRQVFGQNFIPPKKAKTFLQLVWEALQDVTLIILEIAAIISLGLSFYHPPGGDNELCGQSTGGVEDEGESQAGWIEGAAILFSVIIVVLVTAFNDWSKEKQFRGLQSRIEQEQKFTVIRKGQVIQIPVAEIVVGDIAQIKYGDLLPADGILIQGNDLKIDESSLTGESDQVKKSLEKDPMLLSGTHVMEGSGRMVVTAVGINSQTGIIFTLLGAGEGDEEKKVKKGKKTGAPENRNKAKTQDGVALEIQPLKSQEGVENEEKEKKKVKVPKKEKSVLQGKLTRLAVQIGKAGLIMSAITVIILVLYFVIDTFGVQGRPWLAECTPIYIQYFVKFFIIGVTVLVVAVPEGLPLAVTISLAYSVKKMMKDNNLVRHLDACETMGNATAICSDKTGTLTMNRMTVVQAYVGDTHYRQIPDPEAILPKVLDLIVNGVAINSAYTSKILPPEKEGGLPRQVGNKTECALLGFVLDLKQDYQAVRNEVPEEKLYKVYTFNSVRKSMSTVLKNGNGGFRMYSKGASEIILRKCTRILDKNGDPRVFKVKDRDEMVKKVIEPMACHGLRTICLAFRDFPADPEPDWDSENEILSDLTCIAVVGIEDPVRPEVPDAILKCQRAGITVRMVTGDNINTARAIATKCGILLPGEDFLCLEGKEFNRLIRNEKGEVEQEQLDKIWPKLRVLARSSPTDKHTLVKGIIDSTVGDQRQVVAVTGDGTNDGPALKKADVGFAMGIAGTDVAKEASDIILTDDNFTSIVKAVMWGRNVYDSISKFLQFQLTVNIVAVIVAFTGACITQDSPLKAVQMLWVNLIMDTFASLALATEPPSESLLLRKPYGRNKPLISRTMMKNILGHAVYQLTIIFTLLFAGEKFFDIDSGRNAPLHSPPTEHYTIVFNTFVMMQLFNEINARKIHGERNVFESIYRNPIFCTVVLGTFAAQIIIVEFGGKPFSCSGLTLSQWFWCIFIGVGELLWGQLICTVPTSHLKFLKEAGHGITKEEIPEEELPEDVDEIDHAEMELRRGQILWFRGLNRIQTQMDVVYTFQTGASSLQGALRRQPSIVSQHHDVKNVSSPTHVALSSVNSTPTTSAVAAAAASPPAGNQSGECVP